The following is a genomic window from Candidatus Omnitrophota bacterium.
AGCGGAGCCGCCATATCTGAACGGCTCATACGACGGGCAGACGATCCAGGGGTATAAATACGCCTTTAATCTCACGAACGCGAGTTATCTTGTCATTGCCTCGCCTGCCAGCTGCGGGGCGAACGGCTCAAAGACCTATACGATCGTAACCGGCGGGATCCTTACGGGGGCGGACTGCGGCGCCTAAACCACTATATTGACTAATTTTCCGGGGATAATTATAATCTTCTTGAGGGGGGAATCTTTGACCCACTGCCTTACCTTCTCATCAGATAAAACGGCTTTCCTTAAATCCTCTTCGCTGATATCCGGGCTCACTTCAACTTTAGAACGCACCTTGCCGTTCACCTGCACTATTATCGCCGCGATATCCGCCTTAAGCATGCCTTCCTCATAGGAAGGCCAGCCCGACTTAAAAACACTGCCTTTCTCGCCTAGCATCTGCCACATCTCCTCTGCCAGATGCGGGATAAACGGCGCCAGCAGACATACCAGAGCCCTTACAGCGGCTGATTCTGTCTTGCTCTTTATCTCCACCTTATCGCCCACGCTTTTATATATCTCATTGACCAGTTCCATGCAGGCGGCGATACAGGTGTTGAATTTAAAACCGCCCTCCATATCATCGGTTATCTTCTTTATTACGCTGTGCGTCTTGCGGGCCAGATCCTTGTTATCCGGTCCTGCCTTGACGCGCGCCTGGCTTGAGGCCTCGACTAATCTCCAGAGCCTGCTCACAAATCTGCTGGAACCTTCTATGCCCCTGTCATCCCACTCAAGCTCTGCCTCAGGAGGCGCGGCAAACAAAATGAATAGCCTTAAGGTATCTGCCCCGTATTTCCCGATCACTCCGTCGGGGTCAACAACGTTACCGCGCGACTTGGACATGACCTCGCCTTCTTTCAAGACCATGCCCTGCGTAAGCAAGTTAACGAACGGTTCATTAAAATCTATCAGCCCCAGGTCCTTGAAAAATTTAGTGAAAAAACGGGAATAAAGAAGATGCAGTATGGCATGCTCTATGCCTCCGATGTACTGGTCAACCGGCATCCAGTGTTTGGCCTCGCCCTTGTTGAATATCTCTTTTTTGTCTTTTGGCGAGCAAAACCTCAGGAAATACCAGGAAGAATCAAAGAATGTCGCCATTGTGTCGGTCTCGCGGCGGGCAGCCGATCCGCATTTGGGGCATTTTACCTCAACAAAACTCTTCACCTTTCCTAACGGCGAACCGCCCTCGCCGCTGATCTTGACCTTCCTGGGCAGCTCAACCGGCAGGTCCTTCTCGGGAACCGGTACAATGCCGCATTTTGAGCAGTATATAATCGGGATGGGCGTGCCCCAGTAGCGCTGGCGGGAGATCAGCCAGTCGCGCAGGCGCCAGTTTACCACGCGCCTGCCAATGCCTTTTTGTTCCATCCATTCCGCGATCTTTACCTTTGCCTCGTTGTTGGGCAGTCCGTCAAACTGCGCTGAATTTACCTGAACACCGTCGGCCTCGTATGCCTCAGAAAGATCTTCTGCTCTGATATTCTGATCCTCTGATCCTCTGATAACTATCCGCATGGGCAGATTGTGTTCTTTAGCAAATAGAAAATCCCTCTGATCATGCGTAGGCACCGCCATGATCGCGCCTGTGCCGTATTCCATAAGCACATAATCGGCGATCCATATAGGTATCTCCTCGTTGTTCACCGGATTTATGGCGTAGGCGCCTGTGAATACGCCTTCCTTTTTTACGTCCTGCGAGGCGCGCGCGACCTTCGTCTCTTTGGCTACCTTACTAATAAAGTCAAGATCCTGCTTCTCCTGCTGCCTGCCTTTTATGAGCTGTTTTACCAATGGATGCTCCGGAGCAAGCACGATGTAGGTCGCGCCGAAAATAGTATCCACGCGCGTGGTAAATACCGGGATCGTCTGGCCGCTGTCTTTTGCCTTGAAATATATCTCAACCCCCTCTGAACGGCCGAGCCAGTTTTTCTGCATCGCCACAACCCGCTCCGGCCATCTGCTCAACTGGTTTAAATCCTCTAATAATCTCTCCTGATATTCGGTGATCTTCAGATACCACTGCTCAAGCTCCTTCTGCGCCACTTCATTCTTGCAGCGCCAGCATCCTCCGTCTATCACCTCTTCGTTGGCAAGGGTTGTCTCGCAGGACGGGCACCAGTTTACGCTTGAGGCCTTCCTGTAGGCAAGCCCGCGCTCAAACATCTTCAGAAATATCCATTGGTTCCAACGGTAATATTCCGGCAGGCAGGTGGAGATCTCCCTGCCCCAATCGTAGGAGAAGCCCATGCGCTTAAGCTCCGCCTTCATCCACTCAATACATTTAAGCGTCCAGGCCTCCGCGTCGGTATTGTTTTTTATGGCGGCGTTCTCCGCGGGCTGGCCAAAGGCGTCAAAGCCGACAGGATGCAGGACGTTAAAGCCGCGCATCATCTTGTAGCGGGCGATCACGTCGGCAATGGTGTAGTTGCGCACGTGGCCCATATGGATCTTCCCCGACGGATAAGGAAACATCTCCAGGCAGTAATATTTCTTCCTTTTACTATCCGGCCTTACGGAATATGTCTTATCCCTCTGCCAGCGCCTCTGCCATTTTTCTTCGATCTTTTTAAAATCGTATTTCATAGCGAAACCAGCCTGCGCACCGCCTCTACGTTGCGCCTGTCTTCCCCTTCTTTTCTTTTTGGAGTTTCCAATATAAACGGCACATCTCTCAACTTGGGATGATTGACGATCCTGGCAAAGCCCTCCAGGCCTATCCTGCCCTTACCTATGTGCTCATGCCTGTCGTAATGAGAGCTCAGCTTATCCTTCGTATCGTTAAGGTGTATCAATTTTATCTTGCGCGGGCCTATCAGGGAATCAATTTCTGAAAGCATCATTTCCAACCCCTCTTCGCTGGCGATATCGTATCCGGCGCAATAAGCGTGACAGGTATCAACGCATAAGCCGACGCGGCTTTTCTGCGCCACAGATGATATAACCTCTGCCTGATGTATGAACTTATACCCCAGCCAGCTGCCTGAACCCGACGTGTTCTCGAGCAGTATGGTTACGCCCGTATCCTCGGTGGACTCAAGTATCCTGTTTATGCCCCTGATAAGCCGCTTCAGGCCCCGCCTCTCCCCTGACTTCTTATGGCTGCCCATATGCGTAACAAGATACTGCGCGCCCAGGGCCTCTGCTTCGCGAATATCCGCTATATATGTCTTTATCGACTCGTAAAAAAGCTTATTAAAAGGTGAGGCCAAATTCGCCAGATACGGTATATGCACAAAAACCGGCCTGATCCGGCTCTGCTTGACCCTCTTCCTGAACTCCTCTATATCCTCTTTAGCTATGCTGCCGCGGCGCCATTCGCGGGGCGAGCGGGAAAATATCTGCATCGTGTTGATTTTAAGCGCGTTGGCCCTGTCAACCGCCTCGTAAATCTTCCCCGCGATAGAAACGTGAACCCCCAGCCGCAGCATTATGGAACAATTATATCACGCCGTCACAAGAAATCTTAAACTTTTTTGCAAGTAAAACGCTGATTCTTACGTCTTATATAGTAGAGGGGGTGAAAAAATGGTTGATTATGCTACAGAGGCTGTTTCTGGAATGATCCTGGAAGCAAGAGGCCAAAAGGTAATGCTGGACAAGGATTTAGCGGTGCTTTATGGTGTAAAGACAAAAAGGCTGAATGAACAAGTCAGAAGAAACAAAGACAGATTTCCCGAAGATTTCATGTTTCAGCTTACAAAAGAAGAGGCCCTGAACTTGAAATCGCATTTTGCGACTTCAAGTTTAAGGTCGCAATTTGCGACCTTAAACAGTATTAAACCGGAGGACTCTAAAAGAGGCAAACATATCAAGTACCTACCACTAGCCTTTACAGAACAGGGTATTGCTATGCTCTCAAGCGTGCTCAATAGCAAACGAGCAATACAGGTTAATATATTGATTATGAGGGCATTTGTTCAGTTGAGACGCGTGCTTCTAACTCATAAGGAATTGGCGGTAAAGATTGAGGCATTGGAAAGGAAATACGCGGAACATGATAAAACCATCAAATCAATATTTGAAGCAATTAAACAATTATTGGAACAACCTGGGGAGAAAGAGAAAAGAAGGATTGGTTTTCATGATACTTAACGAACCCGTTGCCTTGTGCGGATGAAAGGCACTACGCTCGCTATTTTGCTTGTTGGATAGGTCCTTCGTCGCTCGCTTACGCTCGTTCCTCAGGACCATTTTTCCCGATGGGTAAACTAGAGGAAAAATGGAGCTGGAGGGATTTGAACCCTCGACCCCTTGCATGCCATGCAAGTGCTCTCCCAGCTGAGCTACAGCCCCAAAAATTCTACCTGTATAAAATGCCGGAATTTTTGGATTAAATAAAGCGGAACTAAGATTTAAGAGCTAAGAACTAAGATAAATTCAGATACTTTACCAGCTTGTCCCAGGTGCGGCTGCCCATTACTCCGTCGGCATTCAGGCCGTTTGCCTCCTGGAATTTCTTTATCGCCTCTTTGGTGGCCGTGCCTATCTGGCCGTCTATCGGGCCTGTATAGAAGTTGGCGTTCTTTAATGCCTGCTGGATTTCCGCTGCCGTGGGCATTTTTATAACTACCTCCTTCTCTATTTTGGGCACGGCAGTCAATTCTTTCTCTATGGCCCCTATCTTGTCTTTTAAGGCGATATTCTCTGCTTCCATCTCTTTTATCCGCGCCTGCAGCGAGGCCATTTGCTCCGATTGCGCGGCAAGCTGCTCCTCTTTTTTATTATCCAAAGTAACACAACCAGACATCAATAAAGCCAAAATAAACAGGAAAAAAGCGCTCTTTTTCATCGATCTCCTTTCTTTGAAAAGCTTATTATATCTATTTTTTACCTGTTTGACAAACGGTATTTTCAATGCTATATTCCTATTTATCTCGTATATTTTATGTTGCCGAAGTGGCGGAATGGCAGACGCGGTAGCCTCAAAAGCTATTGAGGGCAACCTCATGAGAGTTCAAGTCTCTCCTTCGGCATTAACAAAATAACATGGCAGAAAATAAAACAACCTACCAATGGAGCCCAGAATTAGCCTATATTGTAGGCCTGATAACTACTGACGGTTCCCTCTCTTGTGATAGGCGCCATATTACTATGGTATCGCGTGACTTACAACTGCTTAAAACTTTTCGTAAGTGCCTCAACCTAAGAAACCGGATAAGCAAACGCAAACAATACAAAAACCGCCCAAAC
Proteins encoded in this region:
- the leuS gene encoding leucine--tRNA ligase; amino-acid sequence: MKYDFKKIEEKWQRRWQRDKTYSVRPDSKRKKYYCLEMFPYPSGKIHMGHVRNYTIADVIARYKMMRGFNVLHPVGFDAFGQPAENAAIKNNTDAEAWTLKCIEWMKAELKRMGFSYDWGREISTCLPEYYRWNQWIFLKMFERGLAYRKASSVNWCPSCETTLANEEVIDGGCWRCKNEVAQKELEQWYLKITEYQERLLEDLNQLSRWPERVVAMQKNWLGRSEGVEIYFKAKDSGQTIPVFTTRVDTIFGATYIVLAPEHPLVKQLIKGRQQEKQDLDFISKVAKETKVARASQDVKKEGVFTGAYAINPVNNEEIPIWIADYVLMEYGTGAIMAVPTHDQRDFLFAKEHNLPMRIVIRGSEDQNIRAEDLSEAYEADGVQVNSAQFDGLPNNEAKVKIAEWMEQKGIGRRVVNWRLRDWLISRQRYWGTPIPIIYCSKCGIVPVPEKDLPVELPRKVKISGEGGSPLGKVKSFVEVKCPKCGSAARRETDTMATFFDSSWYFLRFCSPKDKKEIFNKGEAKHWMPVDQYIGGIEHAILHLLYSRFFTKFFKDLGLIDFNEPFVNLLTQGMVLKEGEVMSKSRGNVVDPDGVIGKYGADTLRLFILFAAPPEAELEWDDRGIEGSSRFVSRLWRLVEASSQARVKAGPDNKDLARKTHSVIKKITDDMEGGFKFNTCIAACMELVNEIYKSVGDKVEIKSKTESAAVRALVCLLAPFIPHLAEEMWQMLGEKGSVFKSGWPSYEEGMLKADIAAIIVQVNGKVRSKVEVSPDISEEDLRKAVLSDEKVRQWVKDSPLKKIIIIPGKLVNIVV
- a CDS encoding deoxyribonuclease IV, with the protein product MLRLGVHVSIAGKIYEAVDRANALKINTMQIFSRSPREWRRGSIAKEDIEEFRKRVKQSRIRPVFVHIPYLANLASPFNKLFYESIKTYIADIREAEALGAQYLVTHMGSHKKSGERRGLKRLIRGINRILESTEDTGVTILLENTSGSGSWLGYKFIHQAEVISSVAQKSRVGLCVDTCHAYCAGYDIASEEGLEMMLSEIDSLIGPRKIKLIHLNDTKDKLSSHYDRHEHIGKGRIGLEGFARIVNHPKLRDVPFILETPKRKEGEDRRNVEAVRRLVSL
- a CDS encoding ORF6N domain-containing protein, with amino-acid sequence MVDYATEAVSGMILEARGQKVMLDKDLAVLYGVKTKRLNEQVRRNKDRFPEDFMFQLTKEEALNLKSHFATSSLRSQFATLNSIKPEDSKRGKHIKYLPLAFTEQGIAMLSSVLNSKRAIQVNILIMRAFVQLRRVLLTHKELAVKIEALERKYAEHDKTIKSIFEAIKQLLEQPGEKEKRRIGFHDT
- a CDS encoding peptidoglycan-binding protein, which gives rise to MKKSAFFLFILALLMSGCVTLDNKKEEQLAAQSEQMASLQARIKEMEAENIALKDKIGAIEKELTAVPKIEKEVVIKMPTAAEIQQALKNANFYTGPIDGQIGTATKEAIKKFQEANGLNADGVMGSRTWDKLVKYLNLS